The Gemella haemolysans ATCC 10379 genome segment ATTTATTTTCAAACATTTCCCTAAAAAATAGTTGATTTTAAGAAAGAAAACATTTTCATAATTAACAATTAGATTGAAAGTTGTTTAGACACATCATAGATAGATAAGTCGACATTGTGAACATCACCAAATACATCTTCAAATTTAGTACTTACAAGTTTATTATTTTGGATACCTACAGCACGCCCTGATTCACCAGCTAATAATAATTGAACAGCGTAGTTACCTAGTCTTGAAGCTAGTACTCTATCTTGAGCCGATGGAGTTCCACCACGTTGAATGTGCCCTAAGATAGTAGCTCTTACTTCTTCACCAGTACGTTCTTTTAATTCTTTAGCTAAGTCTTGACCACTCATAACACCTTCTGCTAAAACGATGATTGAGTGTTTTTTACCACGATCTTCCCCTGCTTTAATACGAGCAACTACTTCATCTATATCTTCTTTTTTTTCAGGGATTAGAAGACTTTCACTTCCTCCAGCGATACCAGCAAATAATGCTAAGTCTCCTGCGTTACGTCCCATAACTTCAATAATAAATGCACGCTCGTGACTTGATGCAGTATCACGAACTTTATCAATTGCGTCTACGATAGTGTTAAGTGCAGTATCAAACCCAATTGTGAAGTCAGTACAGCAGATATCGTTATCGATTGTTCCTGGTACACCTATAGTTTTAATGTTCATTTCATTACTTAAAGCCATAGCTCCACGGTAAGAACCGTCTCCACCGATTACTACTAATCCATCAATTCCTAAAGCTTCTAAGTTTTTAATAGCACCTTTTCTAACTTCTGGGTTAGCAAATTCTGGTAGACGTGCTGAATAAAGCATCGTACCACCACGGTTAATGATGTTACCAACATCTCCTACTTCAAGTTTTTTAATGTTGTTTTCAACTAATCCTTTATATCCTTGATATACTCCATAAACTTCTAATCCATTATAGATTGCTGTTCTTACAACGGCACGCACAGCTGCGTTCATTCCTGGTGCATCCCCACCACTTGTTAAAACTGCGATTTTTTTCATGTAGTCTTACCTTCCTCATAATTTTATTAATTATTTTTAAATTTACCTATCAACAATATCATATTTTTGAAATTTTTTCTAGTAAAAACAGAATTTTGTTTTATTTTTGTTCGATTATTTTTGTTTTTTTACTTATATGTGATTTTGATGCGTTTTCCAGGGAATTTTTCCAAAAATTTCTGAACAAACTCATGTTCGTTATTTATTGTAATCGTTTTTCCTTTTGTAGAATCATTATCAAGCAAGGCTATCACCTTAACTCTTCCAGCATCAACCTTATATTCACTTAAAAGCTCTAATATTTCTTTATCAATAATTGTATAGATAGTTTTTATATTAGTTAGGCAGTATTCTCTATAATTTCTTAAACTAGCAATTTTTTCTAAAATGTACTGTTCTCTACCATTACGAAGTTGTTTTTTCAAAGTCATAACAGCGAAACTTCCTGCTTTTATAAATACATTAGCATACTTGAATACACTTGGAAAAACAGTAACATCATAATCATTTTTTCCATCGTTAACTGTTAAAAATGCCATATAATCGCCATTTTTAGTTCGTATCTCTTTTCTCGTTATGATTTCTACATAACTATCGCTAACTTCACCACCAATGTATTGTAGTGGTAAATAAGAATACTTCTCTTTTTCTACTTGGACTGGATGTTTTAAGAAGTATGTCCCTGTGACTTCTTTTTCCATTTGGATTTTTTCTGTGATTGAATAGTCTTCTATCTCTTCTACCTTTAATGTTAGACCACTTTCTGCAGACAACGCAACACGTACATTATTTATAAACTGCCTGTTATCTGAATAATAATCATTTACCTTTTTCATCAAAGTAGCTCGGTTATAACCAAAAGTATCTAACGCGCCAGCCTTAACCAGTGAAACTGCAGCTTGATAATCAACCTTCTTATTCATACGTTTCAAGAAATCATCTATGTCTAGATAAGGTCCAAAATTAATTCTGTCTTGAACTATTTCATAACCACTTCTATAACCAACATTTTTTATCGCAGTCAATGCAAAAACAATATCATTTTTAAAAACTCTAAAATTAGCTAAACTTCTATTAACATCAGGTTTTACTAAATTAATACCTAGATTCATAAGCTCTTGCTTGTATTCATTTATTTTCTTCTCACTGCTTATTACGTTATTTAATAAAGCTGTCATAAAATGCTTAGTATAGTAGACTTTTAAATATGCTAAACGGTAAGCTAGCATACTGTATACTACCGCGTGACTCTTATTAAAACCATAATTCGCAAAGGTAACAATAAGATCAAAAAGTTTCTCGGCGACTTTTATATCGTAGCCAGCTGCAACACTTTTCTCTACGAAGATTCGTCCATAATACTCTAGGTCTTCTTTTTTCTTCTTACTTACCGCCCTTCTCATATTATCCGCTTCATTGAGGCTCATATGGGCGAAGTTCACCGCAATCAACATAATCTGTTCTTGATAAACAATTACCCCATAAGTATCCTTTAATATTTTCTCTAAATGCGGATGTGGATATATCACTTGCTCTTCTTTATTTTTCCTACGTACATAGACTTCTATTTGAGCCATTGGTCCCGGTCTATAAAGAGCATTCATAGCGACAATATCATTAAATTCAGTAGGTTTTAGTAGATTCAATTTCTCCTTCATTCCACTTGATTCAAACTGGAAGATACCTTCTGTCTTACCTTTTGCAAATAATTCATAGACCTTAGGATCTTGATAATTTATCTTTGTTATATCAAATGCCGGATTCTCTTTTCTAATTTCTTCGACAATACTCGATACCATAGTCAGATATCTAATACCTAAGAAATCTATTTTTAATAAACCAACACTCTCTACATCATCCATCGTCCACTGAGTTAAGTACTTCGTCATATTCGATTCAGCTAAAGGTGTATAGTTAACCAATGGTTTGTCATCACTTATTACTATACCGGCTGCGTGTACCGATGGATTTTTCGGTAAATGCTCTAAACTTAGCGCTATACTAAACCAACGCTTATTAATATTACTTGTATTAATAAACGTTCTTAATTCTTCTGATATTTCATAACATTCTTTTAATGTTCTTGTAGAGCTAATATTACTACTAATAAACTTCAGAGTTTGTTCGTCAAACTGCAATATTCTCGCCGATTCTCTAGCTGCACTTTTCGATTGAAATGTTGTAAAAGTAATAATCTGCGCTACCTTATCAGAACCATATTTTTCTTCCACATATTTTATGACTTCATCACGTCTGGTGTCTTGGAAGTCTATATCTATATCAGGCATAGAAATACGCTCTTTGTTTAAAAATCTTTCAAACAGAAGATTGTATTCCAATGGATCCGCTTCTGTTATATCTAGTAAATAACATACTAAACTCCCAGCAGCACTACCACGTCCT includes the following:
- the pfkA gene encoding 6-phosphofructokinase — its product is MKKIAVLTSGGDAPGMNAAVRAVVRTAIYNGLEVYGVYQGYKGLVENNIKKLEVGDVGNIINRGGTMLYSARLPEFANPEVRKGAIKNLEALGIDGLVVIGGDGSYRGAMALSNEMNIKTIGVPGTIDNDICCTDFTIGFDTALNTIVDAIDKVRDTASSHERAFIIEVMGRNAGDLALFAGIAGGSESLLIPEKKEDIDEVVARIKAGEDRGKKHSIIVLAEGVMSGQDLAKELKERTGEEVRATILGHIQRGGTPSAQDRVLASRLGNYAVQLLLAGESGRAVGIQNNKLVSTKFEDVFGDVHNVDLSIYDVSKQLSI
- a CDS encoding DNA polymerase III subunit alpha, coding for MYYNMQVHSAYDLLNSTIKYESLFSKLAKDNQKSVVIVDPNMYGAIKAYKASKKVGINLIQGLEVNLGYGIGLLKFNLLCKTEKMFYKLLEISTKFMNGEEWTVEDFANDMIDYREDFVLTVVDELRDSMEFSYLKNLLSKYDFYFGFNESFQVGLYSDYDNIVYTKPSFYLNKEHYQQVIVSRAIRDNKKLNIQGLTTISGDDFVREKKDFEEILALGDEELYAIFEKSFANQKLIIDSCEYELNFSGYHLPKYIYGEKEEIFEKLSSKEYLHYLVQKGVKEKLIGKDLYQYQKRYSYELKIIDEMGFNDYFLIVYDFVKYAKDNGILVGAGRGSAAGSLVCYLLDITEADPLEYNLLFERFLNKERISMPDIDIDFQDTRRDEVIKYVEEKYGSDKVAQIITFTTFQSKSAARESARILQFDEQTLKFISSNISSTRTLKECYEISEELRTFINTSNINKRWFSIALSLEHLPKNPSVHAAGIVISDDKPLVNYTPLAESNMTKYLTQWTMDDVESVGLLKIDFLGIRYLTMVSSIVEEIRKENPAFDITKINYQDPKVYELFAKGKTEGIFQFESSGMKEKLNLLKPTEFNDIVAMNALYRPGPMAQIEVYVRRKNKEEQVIYPHPHLEKILKDTYGVIVYQEQIMLIAVNFAHMSLNEADNMRRAVSKKKKEDLEYYGRIFVEKSVAAGYDIKVAEKLFDLIVTFANYGFNKSHAVVYSMLAYRLAYLKVYYTKHFMTALLNNVISSEKKINEYKQELMNLGINLVKPDVNRSLANFRVFKNDIVFALTAIKNVGYRSGYEIVQDRINFGPYLDIDDFLKRMNKKVDYQAAVSLVKAGALDTFGYNRATLMKKVNDYYSDNRQFINNVRVALSAESGLTLKVEEIEDYSITEKIQMEKEVTGTYFLKHPVQVEKEKYSYLPLQYIGGEVSDSYVEIITRKEIRTKNGDYMAFLTVNDGKNDYDVTVFPSVFKYANVFIKAGSFAVMTLKKQLRNGREQYILEKIASLRNYREYCLTNIKTIYTIIDKEILELLSEYKVDAGRVKVIALLDNDSTKGKTITINNEHEFVQKFLEKFPGKRIKITYK